One genomic segment of Ricinus communis isolate WT05 ecotype wild-type chromosome 5, ASM1957865v1, whole genome shotgun sequence includes these proteins:
- the LOC8258738 gene encoding protein FAR1-RELATED SEQUENCE 5 isoform X1, with translation MEFGINGDANGVMVGTVEVDCSRTGEENEIGVSSGDGEFQQDEDDKLDIESFNKDTISDVVPSVDVVPADEPYVGQEFESEAAAHAFYNAYATRVGFIIRVSKLSRSRRDGTAIGRALVCNKEGFRMPDKREKIVRQRAETRVGCRAMILVRKVSSGKWVVTKFVKEHTHPLTPGKGRRDCIYDQYPNEHDKIRELSQQLAIEKKRAATYKRHLELIFEQIEEHNESLSKKIHHIVDSVREMETQEQQNRV, from the exons A TGGAGTTTGGGATTAATGGTGATGCCAATGGTGTCATGGTGGGAACAGTTGAGGTGGACTGTAGTAGGACAggtgaagaaaatgaaattggTGTAAGTTCTGGTGATGGGGAGTTTCAACAAGATGAGGATGATAAATTGGATATAGAATCATTCAACAAAGATACAATCTCAGATGTAGTTCCATCTGTAGATGTGGTTCCAGCAGATGAGCCCTATGTGGGACAGGAGTTTGAATCTGAAGCAGCTGCACATGCATTCTACAATGCTTATGCCACACGCGTGGGATTCATTATTCGTGTAAGTAAACTCTCTCGGTCAAGGCGTGATGGAACTGCTATTGGTAGGGCACTTGTTTGTAATAAAGAGGGCTTTAGAATGCCTGATAAGCGTGAAAAAATTGTAAGACAAAGGGCAGAAACGAGGGTTGGCTGCAGAGCAATGATTTTGGTGAGGAAAGTAAGCTCTGGTAAATGGGTTGTTACAAAGTTTGTTAAAGAGCACACTCATCCCTTGACACCTGGCAAAGGCCGTAGGGATTGCATTTATGATCAGTATCCG AATGAACATGATAAAATTCGGGAGCTATCACAGCAGCTGGCtatagagaaaaagagagcTGCAACCTATAAAAGACATTTGGAATTGATATTTGAGCAAATTGAGGAGCACAATGAGAGTCTATCAAAGAAGATCCATCACATAGTAGACAGTGTGAGAGAGATGGAGACCCAAGAGCAACAGAATCGTGTATAG
- the LOC8258738 gene encoding protein FAR1-RELATED SEQUENCE 5 isoform X2: MVGTVEVDCSRTGEENEIGVSSGDGEFQQDEDDKLDIESFNKDTISDVVPSVDVVPADEPYVGQEFESEAAAHAFYNAYATRVGFIIRVSKLSRSRRDGTAIGRALVCNKEGFRMPDKREKIVRQRAETRVGCRAMILVRKVSSGKWVVTKFVKEHTHPLTPGKGRRDCIYDQYPNEHDKIRELSQQLAIEKKRAATYKRHLELIFEQIEEHNESLSKKIHHIVDSVREMETQEQQNRV; encoded by the exons ATGGTGGGAACAGTTGAGGTGGACTGTAGTAGGACAggtgaagaaaatgaaattggTGTAAGTTCTGGTGATGGGGAGTTTCAACAAGATGAGGATGATAAATTGGATATAGAATCATTCAACAAAGATACAATCTCAGATGTAGTTCCATCTGTAGATGTGGTTCCAGCAGATGAGCCCTATGTGGGACAGGAGTTTGAATCTGAAGCAGCTGCACATGCATTCTACAATGCTTATGCCACACGCGTGGGATTCATTATTCGTGTAAGTAAACTCTCTCGGTCAAGGCGTGATGGAACTGCTATTGGTAGGGCACTTGTTTGTAATAAAGAGGGCTTTAGAATGCCTGATAAGCGTGAAAAAATTGTAAGACAAAGGGCAGAAACGAGGGTTGGCTGCAGAGCAATGATTTTGGTGAGGAAAGTAAGCTCTGGTAAATGGGTTGTTACAAAGTTTGTTAAAGAGCACACTCATCCCTTGACACCTGGCAAAGGCCGTAGGGATTGCATTTATGATCAGTATCCG AATGAACATGATAAAATTCGGGAGCTATCACAGCAGCTGGCtatagagaaaaagagagcTGCAACCTATAAAAGACATTTGGAATTGATATTTGAGCAAATTGAGGAGCACAATGAGAGTCTATCAAAGAAGATCCATCACATAGTAGACAGTGTGAGAGAGATGGAGACCCAAGAGCAACAGAATCGTGTATAG